In a single window of the Cervus elaphus chromosome 1, mCerEla1.1, whole genome shotgun sequence genome:
- the LOC122700067 gene encoding olfactory receptor 1013-like gives MENNHTVTEFILVGFTTDPKMQRVLFVVFLGIYSMTLVGNTTLVVLVCNDSRLHTPMYFFIGNLSFLDLWYSSVYTPKILVTCISEDKSISFTGCVVQFFFSAGLAYSECYLLAAMAYDRYAAISSPLLYAQVMSRRLCICLVIYSYTGGFVNAIILTSNTFTLNFCGGNIIDDFFCDVPPLVKLACDVKETYQDVLYFLLASNVITPTVLILASYAFIIAAILRIRSTQGRLKAFSTCSSHLISVTLYYGSILYIYSRPSSSYSLERDKMVSTFYTLVFPMLNPMIYSLRNKDVKDALKKLFRFT, from the coding sequence ATGGAGAACAATCACACGGTGACTGAGTTCATCCTTGTGGGATTCACAACAGACCCCAAGATGCAGCGGGTCCTGTTTGTGGTGTTCCTTGGCATCTACTCCATGACCCTGGTAGGAAATACCACCCTCGTAGTGCTGGTCTGTAATGACTCCCGACTGCACACGCCCATGTATTTTTTCATTGGGAATCTGTCTTTCCTGGATCTCTGGTACTCCTCTGTGTACACCCCAAAGATCCTAGTGACCTGCATCTCTGAAGACAAaagcatctccttcactggctgtGTGGTCCAGTTCTTCTTCTCTGCAGGGCTGGCCTACAGTGAGTGCTACCTGCTGGCTGCCATGGCTTATGACCGCTACGCGGCCATTTCCAGTCCGCTGCTCTATGCTCAGGTCATGTCGAGGAGGCTCTGTATCTGTTTGGTTATATATTCCTATACTGGGGGTTTTGTCAATGCAATAATACTCACCAGCAACACATTCACATTGAATTTCTGTGGTGGTAATATTATTGATGACTTTTTCTGTGATGTTCCACCTCTCGTGAAATTGGCTTGTGATGTGAAGGAGACATACCAGGACGTGTTGTACTTCCTCCTGGCCTCCAACGTCATCACCCCCACTGTGCTCATCCTAGCTTCCTACGCCTTCATCATTGCTGCCATCTTGCGAATTCGCTCCACCCAGGGCCGCCTCAAAGctttctccacctgctcctcccacctgaTCTCTGTCACCTTGTACTATGGctccattctctacatctactCCCGTCCAAGTTCCAGCTATTCCCTTGAGAGGGACAAGATGGTGTCTACATTTTACACCTTGGTGTTCCCCATGTTGAACCCCAtgatctacagcctgaggaataaAGATGTTAAAGATGCTCTGAAAAAACTCTTCAGGTTCACATAA
- the LOC122702867 gene encoding olfactory receptor 1013-like: protein MDEKNFTIVKEFILLGFTTDPWLQRVLFYIFLIIYIISLLGNITLISLICSDSRLHVPMYFFIGSLSFLDLWYASVYAPQILMTCISDDKRISFAGCLAQFFFAAGMDYTECDLLAAMAHDRYVAVSSPLLYSQAVSPRSCASLVAASYFGGFVNSTIVTSETFTLNFRGDNVTDDFFCDLPPLVKLACDVKESYHAVLYFLLVSNVITPTVFTLASYLFIIAAILKIRSTQGRVKAFSTCGSHLTAVTLYYGSVLFIYSWPSKSYALERDKVMSVFYTVVIPLLNPLIYSLRNKDVKDALRKMIEKAV, encoded by the coding sequence ATGGATGAGAAAAATTTTACCATAGTGAAGGAGTTCATACTTTTAGGATTTACGACAGACCCGTGGTTACAGAGAGTTCTCTTTTACATCTTCCTGATCATTTATATCATCAGTCTTTTAGGGAACATCACCCTGATCTCTCTGATCTGTTCTGATTCTCGGCTCCATGTACCCATGTATTTCTTCATTGGAAGTCTGTCATTCCTGGATCTCTGGTATGCTTCTGTCTATGCCCCCCAAATCCTGATGACCTGCATCTCTGATGACAAACGCATCTCCTTTGCTGGCTGCCTAGCTCAATTCTTCTTTGCTGCTGGAATGGACTACACTGAATGTGACCTGTTGGCTGCCATGGCtcatgaccgctatgtggccgtCTCCAGCCCCTTGCTTTATTCCCAGGCCGTGTCTCCAAGGTCATGTGCCAGTCTTGTTGCAGCATCATATTTTGGTGGCTTTGTGAACTCAACCATCGTCACAAGTGAAACATTTACCTTGAACTTCCGTGGGGACAATGTCACTGATGATTTCTTTTGTGATCTGCCTCCCCTTGTCAAATTGGCCTGTGATGTGAAGGAAAGCTACCACGCTGTGCTCTATTTCTTGCTTGTCTCTAATGTCATCACTCCCACTGTGTTTACCCTTGCCTCCTATCTCTTCATCATCGCTGCCATCTTGAAGATCCGCTCCACCCAAGGCCGCGTgaaggccttctccacctgcgGCTCTCACCTGACAGCTGTCACCTTGTACTATGGGTCAGTTCTCTTCATTTACTCCTGGCCAAGTAAGAGCTATGCCCTGGAGAGGGATAAAGTGATGTCTGTGTTCTACACAGTGGTGATTCCCTTGTTGAATCCCTTGATCTATAGCTTAAGAAATAAAGATGTTAAAGATGCCTTGAGGAAAATGATAGAGAAAGCAGTTTAA